The genomic window GATGTGCGCTCTTGTGATCTCGCGGCGGCTTCTTTGAAACCGAGGAACGTGGGCTGTGGCTTGGCAAGCGATTGATCGTAACCGACCGGCGATGCCGGAGGGGGCGCCGCCGGTGTTGTCCGAGGCGGTCAAGGAGAAGATCCGCGCCTTTTTCGACCGGTATCCGACTCGCCAGGCGGCCCTGCTGCCGGCCCTGCACATCGCTCAGGAGGCCGCCGGTTGCGTGAGCCTCCAGGTCATGAAGGAGGTGGCCGAGCTCCTGGGCCTCGCCCCGTCGCAGGTCATGGACACGGCCAGCTTCTATACCCACTTCTGGCCTCACGCCCGGGGCCGGAAGGTCATCGTCCTTTGCCGCTCGCTGAGCTGTGAGCTGATGGGCGGCCGAGTGGTAGCCGACGCCGTCCGGCGCGAACTGGGCATCGACGAGCACGAGACCACACCCGACGGCCAGTACAGCTTCATCACCGAGGAATGCCTCGGGGCGTGCGAGCACGGGCCGTGCATGCTCATCAACGAGCGACTCCACCCCCGGCTCACGGCGGAACAGATACCCGCGATTCTGAAGGACCCGGGCAACGACCGGCTCGATATCGCCCGCAGCAGCCTCTATGATCCCCCTGACGACCGCGGCCGGACCGAGCAGGCCTCGGCCGGAGGGACGGAGAACGGATGACCCATGGGCGGGTATGAACCGGTCCTACTGAGCAACGTCGGCGTCGAGGGCTCTCGGACGCTGGCCGTGTACCGCGCCCGTGGCGGCTATCAGGCCGCCCGCAGGGCGGTCACGACGATGTCGCCCCAGCAGGTCGTGGACCTGGTGAAGGCCTCCGACCTCCGTGGCCGGGGCGGGGCCGGTTTCCGCGTCGGCGTGAAGTGGAGCCTGCTGCCGCCGGGGCGCGAAACCACCTATCTCTGCGTCAATTTCGACGAGTCCGAGCCGGGAACGTTCAACAACCGTTACCTGGTCGATCACGATCCGCACCAGCTCCTGGAGGGAATGGTGATCGCCGCTCATGCGACCCAGGCACGAACGGCCTACGTGTATCTTCGCGCCGAGTTTTGTGAAACATTTCACGTTCTTCAGCGGGCTATCGATGAGGCGTATGCGGCCGGTCTGTTGGGAAGGGGGTTGTTTGGCACGAGCATGTCCCTGGACTGCCACATTCACCGCGGAGCGGGGGCCTACGTCTGCGGCGAAGAGACCGGTTTGATCGAGTCGCTGGAGGGCAAGCGCGGCTGGCCCCGGATCAAGCCCCCCTACCCGGCGGTCTCGGGCGTGTTCGGCCGACCCACCGTGGTCAACAATGTCGAGTCGCTCTGCTGCGTGGCGCATATCATCGCCCGAGGATCTGATTGGTTCCTATCGCTGGGTCCGGCGGGTAGCTCCGGGCCGAAGTTGTACACGGTCAGCGGACCGGTCAACCGGCCCGGTTGTTATGAAGCCCCGCTCGGGCTGAGCGTGCGCGAGCTCGTCTTCGGCGACGCGTACGCCCGGGGTATGATCGGCAACCGGAAGGTCAAGGGGGTCATTCCCGGCGGGCTGTCTGTGGGCATTCTCAGCGCGGACGAGCTCGACTGCAGGCTGGACTTCGACGATCCGCAGAGGTACGGGCTTCTCGGGCTGGGCACGGCCGGAGCCATCATCATCAACGAGGACACCGACATGCGCGACGTCCTCGTGAACGTCGCCCGGTTTTACGCCCGGGAATCCTGCGGCCAATGCACCCAGTGCCGCGAGCAGACGGACTGGCTGCACAAGATCGCCCGGCGCATCGCGGCCGGAGCGGGCCGGATCGAGGATCTCGACCTCATGCAGTCGCTGACCCGCACCATGGGCATGATGGACGGGCAGAGCATCTGCGGCCTGCCGGACGGGGCGAACTATGCCATCCGCACGATCGTGTCGAAGTATCGCGCGGAGTTCGAGCGGCACATTCAAGCCCAGCGGCCGGGCAGCGTCGAGGAGACACTCTCAGGCAACAACCGGTCGGTCTACCGGTTGCCGGTGCTGGCCCAGGAGGCCGCGAACAGGAAATGGTGAGCGACGGCCATGTGCCGCCCCTCGGGCGGCGCGGGTTTGAGACGGTGGACGAATGGCCAGGATCGTCATCGACGGCAGCGAGATCCAGTGCCGGGACGGCATCAACGTCCTCCAGGCTGCGCTGGACGCGGGCATCGAGGTGCCTCACTACTGCTATCATCCCGCCCTGTCGATCGTCGGATCCTGCCGGCTGTGCCTGATGGAGATGAGGATCCGCAACCCGCGCACCGGGCAGCTGGAATGGAGCCCGAGGCTGGTTCCGAGTTGCCAGACACCGGTGGCCGACGACCTGGAGGTGCGGTTCGAGACCGAGCCGGTCAGGGCCAACCGGCGGCACGTCATGGAGGCCTTGCTGCTCAACCACCCGCTCGACTGCCCGGTCTGCGACCAGGCGGGCGAATGCTGGCTGCAGGACTACGCCTTGCGCTTCGGCCACGCCGACTCCCGCATGGTCGAGGTCAAGAACAGGAATCCCAAGAAGGACATCGGCCCGCACACCCTGCTCTACCAGGACCGTTGCGTGATGTGCTCGCGATGCGTGCGGTTCACCCGCGAGGTCACCGGCACGAAGGAATTGTGCGTCATCAATCGCGGCAGCCGCGCTGAGATCGACGTCTTTCCCGGCGAGCCGCTGGCCAACAAGCTCCAGGGCAACGTCGTTGACCTCTGCCCGGTCGGGAGTCTCCTGGACAAGGACTTCCTCTTCGCGCAGCGGGTGTGGATGTTCCGGAGTACGCCGTCGGTCTGCCCGGGCTGCAGCACCGGCTGCACGACGTTCGTCGATCACAGCGAGAACGTCGTCCACCGCATCCGCCCGCGGCACAATCCGAAGGTCAACGGCTGGTGGATCTGCGACGACGGGCGGTATGTGTACAAGGTCCTCCGCGATCCGAGACGGATTGTGCGGCCCGAGGTCCGCATGCCGAACAGGGCTGCGGCCGACGATTGGTCCAGGCTGCTCGACCTGATTCGCCGCGAGTTCGCGGCGGCGGCGGCGAGGCACGGCGATCAAGCGGTAGCCGCGCAGCTTTCGCCGATGATGGCCTGCGAAGAGGCCTGGCTGCTGGCGTCGTGGGTGCGCCGCGTCGCGCCTGGTGCGCTCCTGACACTCGGCGACGTGCCGACGGAAGGCGAGGATCTGCGGTTTCCCTTCGGGGCGTCGGAGGGAGACGCCGGGTTCACGATCCGATCCGAGAAGTGCCCCAACCGGTGCGGGGTGGAACGAGTCATCCAGGCGGTGGGCGGCCCCACGACAGACCGCGAATCGCTGGGCGAGCACATTGCCGCAGGGCAAATCGCGGCCGCATGGATCGCCGGCGGCCACTTCAAGAGCAGCCGGGCGCCCAACACGCTCCTGGCCGGCGCGAAGCAGGTCGGCTTCCTGGTTGTGCAGGACTTGTTCCCCAGCGCTCTGAGCAGCGCGGCGGCCGTGGTCCTGCCGGCCTGCCCCTGGGTCGAACGCGATGGGACGTTCATCAACCTGGACGGCGTTGTGCAACCCTTCGAGCGGGTGGTGCATCCGCCCGAAGGTCTGTGGCGAGACGGTCAGTATCTGTATGCTCTGGCCGGATATGAGGGTTTATACAAGGCCGAGCGCGTGCGAAGCATGATGGCGGCGAGCATGCCGGAGTTCGGCGAGGTCTATCGGCCACCGGCGCTGCCCAAGCATCAGCATTGACTCCAACGTCGCATGAGGCAACGTTGGGGAATGGAGAATGGAGAACGGAGAGTTGAGCAAGGTCGCACACTCTACGAGTGTATCGACATCGCACCGGCTGTGCGTTTCGGGAATGACTGCGACCGGCTCGATTCGGCCGTCTGGTTCGGCGCCAGCGCGGTGGATGATGTGCAGGTGGCTGGTTAAGTCCGGCTGACTGCTGATCTGATCGGGTGACAGCGACGCACCGCTTCCGCCTCGATGGTGAGGATGGCAGGTTTTGGGTTGGCTTGAGACACAACTCGGTTTCAGCGTGTTGCTGATGGCGGCGATCATCGGGGTGATGATGACCTCGGTGGCGTACTGCATCTACTTCGAGCGAAAGGTCGCCGCGTACGTGCAGGACCGGCGCGGACCGAACCGGGTCGGGCCGATGGGTCTCCTGCAGCCGATGGCCGACGGAATCAAGATGTTCCTCAAGGAGGACTTCATTCCCGCCAAGGTCGATCGCGGTTTGTTCCTGCTGGCCCCGGCCGTCATCTTCATCGTGGCCATGATCGGCTTTGCGGTGATCCCCTGGGGCGGACAGATTGAGTTTGCCAGCGGCCGGCGGGTCAGCGTACAGGTGGCCAGCCTGGACATCGGCGTGCTGTATATCCTGGCCGTCGCGGGGCTGGGCGTCTACGGCATCGTTCTCGGGGGCTGGGCGAGCAACAACAAGTACGCGTTCTACGGGGGCATGCGGGCGGCCGCACAGCTGCTCAGCTACGAAGTCCCGATGGCCATGGCCATCCTGATTGTGGTGCTGACCTCGGGTGAGCTGCGGCTGGAGCGGATCGTGGCCGCTCAGATACGGCCTGAGTCTGGCGGATGCTGGAACCTCCTGCTCCATCCCCTGGGCTTCTTCCTGCTGATCATCGCCTCCTTCGCCGAGGCCAACCGCACGCCGTTCGATCTGGCCGAGGCGGAGCAGGAACTGGTCGGCGGTTACCACACCGAGTACAGCTCGATGAAGTTCGGCCTGTTCTTCCTGGCCGAATACGCCCATATGATCACGGCCAGCGCCCTCATGGTCACGCTCTACTTCGGCGGCTGGGAGTTGTTCCCATTCAGTGGAAGGCTCGGCTGGGGTTGGCTGGACTGGCTGAACCAGGGCACCGCCTGGCCGGCCGCTTTGCTGCGGTTCGGCATCGTGTTCGCCAAGATCGCGGTCCTCATCTTCGTGTACATGTGGGTGCGATGGACAATTCCCCGGTTCCGGTTCGATCAGCTGATGCGTCTGGCCTGGAAGAGCCTCGTGCCCCTGGGACTGGCCCTGGTCATTCTGACCGGCGTACTGGTGTACCTTGACCAGGCGGTGTCGTGGTCGGCGCCCATCGGCAATCTGGCGATCCTCGCCCTGCTCTGGCTGCGGCTGAGCTGTTCGCGACGGGCGGTGACTGGGCGTCAGACGCACATGCCACCGATCCCCTCGGGCGGAGGTGGCTCATGATTCGTGAGCAGGATTTGCTCGTGGTCAAGGAGCCCGCGGTCACGGCCGCGGAGCGAGCGTATCTCCCGGCGATTCTCCGGGGCATGATCACCACGCTCCGGCACCTGTTCCACAGGAAACGTACGGTTCAGTATCCGGAGGAGAGGGCTCCCCAGCGGATCGAGAACTACCGCGGCCTGCACCGCTTGAACCGCGATGAGCAGGGCCGGGTGGCCTGCGTGGCCTGTTTCATGTGCTCGACCGCATGCCCGGCGAACTGCATCCGCATCGTGGCGGGCGAGGCTCCCTGGCCAGACCGTGAGAAGTACCCGGTCGAGTTCGAGATCGACGAGCTGCGCTGCATCTACTGCGGGATGTGCGAGTACGCCTGCCCGGTGGACGCGATTGAACTCACCCCCCTGTACCATGTTGTCGGCCGGACGCGGGCGGACATGATCTACGACAAGGAGAAGCTGCTCGACGTGTACGATCAGACCAAGGACATCAAGCCGCGGAAGGATCCGCCGATCACCGGATACGCCGGCACCGGCCATCCGGAACTGTGCACCCGCCAGCCGGGGCAAGGACTCACATGAGCCACAGCTGGTTCTACATTCTGTACGGGGTGATGCTCCTCGGGGCGGCCGGGCTCTACAGTCTGATGCCCCGCCCGCAAGCCCGCCGGCCGTCGTGGGCAGGCGTTATGGTCACCATCGCGATAGTCGGGCTGGCCATCCTGGGCCTTCGCCGGATGGGTGATTGGGACATGCGCCGTTTCTACTTCTGGCTGCTGGCGATTCCGGCCTTGTGGGGCGCGGTGCGGGTGGTCTCCCATCCCCGGCCGGTGTACAGCGCCGTCTACCTGGTGCTCGTTGTCCTCGCCGTGGCCGGCGAGCTGATCCTGGCCGATGCGGAGTTCCTCGGTGCGGCCCTGGTGATCATCTACGCCGGGGCGATCCTGGTCACCTACGTGTTTGTCATCATGCTGGCTCAGCAGCACGGCCCGGCGGAGTATGACAACCGGGCCCGCGAGCCTCTGGCCGCGGTGATCGTCGCATCCCTGCTCGTGGCGGCCATCGCCCAGCTGCTGACCGAGCAGCCGGTCGCGGCGACGCAGGCGGCCTCCGCCGCCGCGAGCGGCGAACCGGGCAACGTGCGGCTGGTCGCGGGGACGCTGCTGACGCGGTACTTCGTGGCTCTGGAAGTGGCCGGCGTGCTCTTGTGGGCGGCCATCGTGGGTGCGATCTGGCTGGTGCATCGGCGCGTCACCGCGGACGAAGCGGCGATGCCGGCCGGGCCAGGAAAGCCACTGGGACAGATCGGGCGAGAGGTGCCACCGTTCTAGGAAAGGACTGTTTCGAGTGTCGGAGTTGCACGGGTACATCCTGCTGGGGGCGTTGCTCTTCATGCTCGGCGTCGTCGGTTTCCTGACCCGGAGGAACCTGATCATCATGTTCCTCTCGACCGAGGTCATGCTACAGGGTGTGGTCGTCAACCTGGTCGGCTTCAGCCGCTTTCACAACGGCCTGGACGGCCAGGTGTTCGCCCTTTTCCTGCTGGTGGCCGCGGCAGTCGAAGCGGGACTGGCCCTGGGGCTCGTGGTGGTGATGTTCCGGCGCAAACTGACCCTCGATGCCGACGTCTGGCGGTCGATGCGGGGCTGAGGAATGACCGAGGAGTTCAGACAATTCGGGATGCTCAACGGCGCCCCGGCGATCCCGCTGGCGCCGTTGATCGGGGCGTTGATCGCCGGCGTCACCGGTCCGAGGCTCCTGCGCGGGGCCAGTCACTGGCCGGTGATCGTGGGCGTGGCCATCGCCCTGCTGATCAGCGGCATCATGCTCGGAGTCTTCATGTACGCCGAGCCGGGAGGCGGCGACCGACTGTCGAACAGCTACCATCTGTATCAATGGATCGCCCCGGACGCTCATCTCTGGTTCGACGTCAGCTTTCGCATGGATCCGCTGACCGCGATCATGCTGGTCACGGTTTGCGGCGTATCGCTGCTGGTGCTCATCTTCTCCCGCGATTACATGCGCGCAGGCGGGCGCCCCGAGCGCGGCTACGAGCGGTTCTTCGCGTTCCTCGGGCTGTTCGTGTTCTCGATGTGTGTGCTGGTTCTGGCGGGCAACTTCCTGCTGCTCTATCTCGGCTGGGAGGCGGTCGGGCTGTGCAGCTACCTGCTGATCGGCTTCTACTACCAGCGTCCGGCGGCGGCCACGGCGGCGAGAAAGGCGTTCCTGGTCAACCGGATCGGCGACTTCGGCTTCGGGCTGGGGATTCTGTTCATCTACCTGTGGATCAGTCCCCTGGTCGAAGCCGGCCGCAATCCGCTCGACTACGCCGTCGTCTTCGAGAAGATCGGGCAGTTGACCACCGCCCAGTGCACGACCGTCGCCCTGCTGCTCTTCTGTGGAGCGATCGGCAAGAGCGCCCAGCTCCCGCTGCATGTCTGGCTGCCCGACGCGATGGAAGGCCCGACGCCGGTGTCGGCCCTGATCCACGCGGCCACCATGGTGACCGCGGGCGTCTACATGGTCGCGCGCTGCGGGGAGATCTTCACCCGCTCGCCGGCGGCCATGACCGTCGTGGCCGTCATCGGAGCGGCCAGCGCCCTGTTCGCCGGACTGATCGCCCTTACTCAGCACGACATGAAGCGCATCCTGGCGTACTCGACGATCAGCCAGTTGGGCTACATGTTTCTCGGACTCGGCGTGTACGCAGCGAACGCCGCCGTGTTTCACCTGTTTACCCATGCGTTCTTCAAGGCCCTGCTCTTCCTCGGGGCGGGGAGCGTGATGCACGCTCTGGCCGGCACCGTCGATCTCCGCCACTTCGGCGGGCTGAGGCGGCGGATGCCGGTGACCTACGTGACCTTTCTGATCGGCGGGCTTGCCCTGACTGGTTTCCCGTTCGTGTCCGGCTTCTTCAGCAAGGACGAGATCATCCACAGTGCCTTTGCGGCTTCCACCCCGCTCGGGGCCATCGCCCTGTTCGGCGAGCTGGTGACCGCCTTCTACACGTTCCGCATGGTGTTTCTGACGTTCCACGGTCCGGAACGAGTGCCGGAGGGCGTTCACGCCCATGAATCCGGCGTGTGGATGCTTGTCCCGCTGACGATCCTGGCGGTCGGTGCTCTGTTTGCGGGCTACGTGGACGTGACCATCGACCGCGCCGGGTTCCTGGGGCTGGTTGAGCCGAACGGCTGGCTCTGCCGGTTCCTCGACGCGACGTTTCGCCCTTTCAGCCGCCTGGCCCCCCGCCCGCCACAGGGACTCGGGCACATGCTGACCTACTGCTCCACGATCCTGGTGTTCATGGGCATCGGACTGGCCTACGCGGTCTACGTTCGACGCCGTGACTGGGCGGAACGGGGCGCGGCCATGGCGGCCCCTTGCCACCAGGTGGTGTTCAACAAGTTCTACGTCGACGAGTGCTACGATGCGATCGTGGTCCGGCCGCTGCGACGGCTGGCGCAGGCGCTCTTCGGCGCGGACGTTCATGTGATTGACGGTTTGGTGCGTGCGGTGTCATGGGGGCCGAGAGCTTGTGGTGCGGCCTGGCGGGTCCTGCAAACCGGGGCGGTGCAGGACTACGCGGTGGTGATGATGGGGGGGTTGGCCCTGATCGTGATTGTTCTACTGGTGATCTGATCGAATGGCGCACGGGCTGACTCACTGGATTCTGACCTTGCTCATCGCGACGCCGCTGGCCGGCGCGATCGCGATCGCCCTGTCGCGCGGCACGTCGGACGATCGCGTTCGGCGGCAGGCTCTCGGCTGGGCGCTGATCACCCTGGTCCAGGCCCTGGCGGTTGTGGTGTTGTTCTACCAGGGCACGCCCGCCGACGCCTCCGCGGGATGGAAGGGCGGCCAGTTCCTGCTCAACCAGAAGCTCGCGTGGCTCAGCCATTCCAGACCGGCGGGCGGAGTGGATCTCGCCTATCACGTGGGTGTTGACGGTGTGAGCCTCTGGCTGGTCGTGCTGGCCGCACTGCTGGGGCCGCTGGCCGTCTGGGTGAGTTTCGGGGGCATTCGCGAACGAGTGCGGGAGTACTACGCCCTGCTCCTGCTGCTGGAGGCCGGGATGTTGGGCGTCTTCTGCGCCCGTGATCTCCTGTTGTTCTACGTCTTCTTCGAGTTCACGCTGATCCCGCTCTACTTCATCATCGGCATCTGGGGCGGTCCGGATCGCCGGCGGGCGGCAGCGACCTTCTTCGTCTACACCATGACCGGCAGCGTGCTGCTGTTCGCGGGCGTGCTGTATCTGGCCTTCGCGGCCTCGGAATCACCCGCGGTCGGTCGGTTCACCTTCGATTTGAACACGCTGTACGCCGTGGGTTCAGGACTGCCCCTCGCCACCCAGCGTTGTCTGCTGGTCGCACTGGCCGCCGGTTTCGCGATCAAGGTCCCGCTCTTTCCGCTGCACACCTGGCTTCCGCTGACGTATGGTGAGGCCCCAACGGCCGGCACGGTGCTGCTGGCCGGCGTCCTGTCCAAGCTGGGCACGTACGGTTTCCTGCGGATTGTCCTTCCCGTTCTGCCGGCCGCGACCACCGAGTCCGCTCCGTTGATCGCGGATCTGGCGATCGCAGGCATTCTCTATGCAGCCCTGATTGCCTGGATCCAGACGGATATCAAGCGGCTTGTTGCCTACTCCTCGATCTCGCACCTGGGGTTCCTGGTCCTGGGGCTGTTCAGTCTGAAGATGGCCGGCCTCACCGGCTCGCTGCTGGGCATGGTCAATCACGGTCTGGCCACCGGAGCCCTGTTTCTGCTGGTAGGGATGATCGAGGAGCGATGCGGCACGCGTCAGATCAACGAACTCGGCGGCCTGGCCCGGCGGATGCCCTGGCTGGCGTTCTTTCTGGTTTTCTTCACGCTCAGCAGCATCGGTCTGCCCGGCCTGAACGGCTTTGTCAGCGAGTTCCTCGTCCTGCTGGGCACATTCGCGTCGCAGGCGGAGTCTGACCGGCTGCCGGGCGGACCGCTGGGGCCGGCCTTCGCGATACCCGCCGCCCTGAGCGTTGTTCTTGGCGCGATCTACATGCTCTGGCTGTGCGAGCGGGTGCTCTTCGGTCCGGCGAAGGAAGGCCCGGATCCCGCCTCGGGCACCGCCTTGACGAAGCGCGATCTTTGCCGGCGCGAGATCGCGATCCTCGCTCCCGTCGCGGTCCTTTGCGTCGTGCTCGGCGTGTGGCCCAAACCGATGATCCAGTCGATGCAGGCCGGGCTGACCACGCAGATCGTGGCCCATGTGCATGATGTCTCGCTGCCCGCGACCGCCGATTCTTCCGGCTCGAGCGAGAATGAGCCACTCCTGACCGCGGGCGATGGATGGAAGCCCCAGCCGTCCTTCGGCCGGCCCGGGGATGGTCCAGGAAGGACGGCACCGAGATGACGTACGGTCTCTCCATCCTGGCTCCGGAGATGCTGCTCCTGGTCGCCGCGGGGTTGGCGTTGCTGGCCGGCGTATCGGGTTCGATGCGGCTGCGGGCCGGTCCGCCGTGGATCGCGATGGCGGCGGTCGCGGCGGCCATCTGGCTGTCGCTGCAACCGTGTGCCTCGGGCGGGGCCGATCTGCCGGGTATTCGCGTTTCGGCCCTGACCTGGTATGCCCGTATCGCCGGACTGAGCGTCGGCCTGCTGGTCATGCTCGTTCACCTCCATCTGCCTTCGCCTGGCGAGAAGGGCGAGCATT from Phycisphaerae bacterium includes these protein-coding regions:
- a CDS encoding NAD(P)H-dependent oxidoreductase subunit E; amino-acid sequence: MAWQAIDRNRPAMPEGAPPVLSEAVKEKIRAFFDRYPTRQAALLPALHIAQEAAGCVSLQVMKEVAELLGLAPSQVMDTASFYTHFWPHARGRKVIVLCRSLSCELMGGRVVADAVRRELGIDEHETTPDGQYSFITEECLGACEHGPCMLINERLHPRLTAEQIPAILKDPGNDRLDIARSSLYDPPDDRGRTEQASAGGTENG
- the nuoF gene encoding NADH-quinone oxidoreductase subunit NuoF, whose product is MGGYEPVLLSNVGVEGSRTLAVYRARGGYQAARRAVTTMSPQQVVDLVKASDLRGRGGAGFRVGVKWSLLPPGRETTYLCVNFDESEPGTFNNRYLVDHDPHQLLEGMVIAAHATQARTAYVYLRAEFCETFHVLQRAIDEAYAAGLLGRGLFGTSMSLDCHIHRGAGAYVCGEETGLIESLEGKRGWPRIKPPYPAVSGVFGRPTVVNNVESLCCVAHIIARGSDWFLSLGPAGSSGPKLYTVSGPVNRPGCYEAPLGLSVRELVFGDAYARGMIGNRKVKGVIPGGLSVGILSADELDCRLDFDDPQRYGLLGLGTAGAIIINEDTDMRDVLVNVARFYARESCGQCTQCREQTDWLHKIARRIAAGAGRIEDLDLMQSLTRTMGMMDGQSICGLPDGANYAIRTIVSKYRAEFERHIQAQRPGSVEETLSGNNRSVYRLPVLAQEAANRKW
- a CDS encoding (2Fe-2S)-binding protein, producing MARIVIDGSEIQCRDGINVLQAALDAGIEVPHYCYHPALSIVGSCRLCLMEMRIRNPRTGQLEWSPRLVPSCQTPVADDLEVRFETEPVRANRRHVMEALLLNHPLDCPVCDQAGECWLQDYALRFGHADSRMVEVKNRNPKKDIGPHTLLYQDRCVMCSRCVRFTREVTGTKELCVINRGSRAEIDVFPGEPLANKLQGNVVDLCPVGSLLDKDFLFAQRVWMFRSTPSVCPGCSTGCTTFVDHSENVVHRIRPRHNPKVNGWWICDDGRYVYKVLRDPRRIVRPEVRMPNRAAADDWSRLLDLIRREFAAAAARHGDQAVAAQLSPMMACEEAWLLASWVRRVAPGALLTLGDVPTEGEDLRFPFGASEGDAGFTIRSEKCPNRCGVERVIQAVGGPTTDRESLGEHIAAGQIAAAWIAGGHFKSSRAPNTLLAGAKQVGFLVVQDLFPSALSSAAAVVLPACPWVERDGTFINLDGVVQPFERVVHPPEGLWRDGQYLYALAGYEGLYKAERVRSMMAASMPEFGEVYRPPALPKHQH
- the nuoH gene encoding NADH-quinone oxidoreductase subunit NuoH gives rise to the protein MAAIIGVMMTSVAYCIYFERKVAAYVQDRRGPNRVGPMGLLQPMADGIKMFLKEDFIPAKVDRGLFLLAPAVIFIVAMIGFAVIPWGGQIEFASGRRVSVQVASLDIGVLYILAVAGLGVYGIVLGGWASNNKYAFYGGMRAAAQLLSYEVPMAMAILIVVLTSGELRLERIVAAQIRPESGGCWNLLLHPLGFFLLIIASFAEANRTPFDLAEAEQELVGGYHTEYSSMKFGLFFLAEYAHMITASALMVTLYFGGWELFPFSGRLGWGWLDWLNQGTAWPAALLRFGIVFAKIAVLIFVYMWVRWTIPRFRFDQLMRLAWKSLVPLGLALVILTGVLVYLDQAVSWSAPIGNLAILALLWLRLSCSRRAVTGRQTHMPPIPSGGGGS
- a CDS encoding NADH-quinone oxidoreductase subunit I; amino-acid sequence: MIREQDLLVVKEPAVTAAERAYLPAILRGMITTLRHLFHRKRTVQYPEERAPQRIENYRGLHRLNRDEQGRVACVACFMCSTACPANCIRIVAGEAPWPDREKYPVEFEIDELRCIYCGMCEYACPVDAIELTPLYHVVGRTRADMIYDKEKLLDVYDQTKDIKPRKDPPITGYAGTGHPELCTRQPGQGLT
- a CDS encoding NADH-quinone oxidoreductase subunit J; protein product: MSHSWFYILYGVMLLGAAGLYSLMPRPQARRPSWAGVMVTIAIVGLAILGLRRMGDWDMRRFYFWLLAIPALWGAVRVVSHPRPVYSAVYLVLVVLAVAGELILADAEFLGAALVIIYAGAILVTYVFVIMLAQQHGPAEYDNRAREPLAAVIVASLLVAAIAQLLTEQPVAATQAASAAASGEPGNVRLVAGTLLTRYFVALEVAGVLLWAAIVGAIWLVHRRVTADEAAMPAGPGKPLGQIGREVPPF
- the nuoK gene encoding NADH-quinone oxidoreductase subunit NuoK, producing the protein MLGVVGFLTRRNLIIMFLSTEVMLQGVVVNLVGFSRFHNGLDGQVFALFLLVAAAVEAGLALGLVVVMFRRKLTLDADVWRSMRG
- the nuoL gene encoding NADH-quinone oxidoreductase subunit L, producing the protein MLNGAPAIPLAPLIGALIAGVTGPRLLRGASHWPVIVGVAIALLISGIMLGVFMYAEPGGGDRLSNSYHLYQWIAPDAHLWFDVSFRMDPLTAIMLVTVCGVSLLVLIFSRDYMRAGGRPERGYERFFAFLGLFVFSMCVLVLAGNFLLLYLGWEAVGLCSYLLIGFYYQRPAAATAARKAFLVNRIGDFGFGLGILFIYLWISPLVEAGRNPLDYAVVFEKIGQLTTAQCTTVALLLFCGAIGKSAQLPLHVWLPDAMEGPTPVSALIHAATMVTAGVYMVARCGEIFTRSPAAMTVVAVIGAASALFAGLIALTQHDMKRILAYSTISQLGYMFLGLGVYAANAAVFHLFTHAFFKALLFLGAGSVMHALAGTVDLRHFGGLRRRMPVTYVTFLIGGLALTGFPFVSGFFSKDEIIHSAFAASTPLGAIALFGELVTAFYTFRMVFLTFHGPERVPEGVHAHESGVWMLVPLTILAVGALFAGYVDVTIDRAGFLGLVEPNGWLCRFLDATFRPFSRLAPRPPQGLGHMLTYCSTILVFMGIGLAYAVYVRRRDWAERGAAMAAPCHQVVFNKFYVDECYDAIVVRPLRRLAQALFGADVHVIDGLVRAVSWGPRACGAAWRVLQTGAVQDYAVVMMGGLALIVIVLLVI
- a CDS encoding NADH-quinone oxidoreductase subunit M, with product MAHGLTHWILTLLIATPLAGAIAIALSRGTSDDRVRRQALGWALITLVQALAVVVLFYQGTPADASAGWKGGQFLLNQKLAWLSHSRPAGGVDLAYHVGVDGVSLWLVVLAALLGPLAVWVSFGGIRERVREYYALLLLLEAGMLGVFCARDLLLFYVFFEFTLIPLYFIIGIWGGPDRRRAAATFFVYTMTGSVLLFAGVLYLAFAASESPAVGRFTFDLNTLYAVGSGLPLATQRCLLVALAAGFAIKVPLFPLHTWLPLTYGEAPTAGTVLLAGVLSKLGTYGFLRIVLPVLPAATTESAPLIADLAIAGILYAALIAWIQTDIKRLVAYSSISHLGFLVLGLFSLKMAGLTGSLLGMVNHGLATGALFLLVGMIEERCGTRQINELGGLARRMPWLAFFLVFFTLSSIGLPGLNGFVSEFLVLLGTFASQAESDRLPGGPLGPAFAIPAALSVVLGAIYMLWLCERVLFGPAKEGPDPASGTALTKRDLCRREIAILAPVAVLCVVLGVWPKPMIQSMQAGLTTQIVAHVHDVSLPATADSSGSSENEPLLTAGDGWKPQPSFGRPGDGPGRTAPR